A single Sorex araneus isolate mSorAra2 chromosome 8, mSorAra2.pri, whole genome shotgun sequence DNA region contains:
- the DBNDD1 gene encoding dysbindin domain-containing protein 1 isoform X1 → MEPPEGAHPGKEVKEAEVLQTPLGTSAPKPDDSCHSPVLEEEVGVPTPAPGLLHVTEKRQPLSSVSSLEVHFDLLDLTELTDMSDQELAEVFADSDDESSESPAGLQPFPRAGCLRSPSWTRTRGEQSLEQQPLSDLKQQPGMVDTLLTVEKPQD, encoded by the exons AAGAAGTGAAGGAGGCTGAGGTGCTCCAGACTCCCCTGGGTACCTCAGCCCCTAAGCCAGATGACAGCTGCCACTCACCCgtgctggaggaggaggtgggtgtgccaaccccagcaccagggctcctgcatgtcACAGAGAAGCGGC agcccctgagcaGCGTCTCTTCCCTGGAGGTGCACTTTGACCTCCTGGACCTCACCGAGCTGACCGACATGTCTGACCAGGAGCTGGCCGAGGTCTTTGCCGACTCAGATGATGAAAGCAGCGAGTCACCAGCAG GCCTGCAACCTTTTCCCCGGGCCGGCTGTCTGCGCTCTCCTTCCTGGACGCGCACCAGGGGTGAGCAGAGCCTCGAGCAGCAGCCCCTCAGCGACCTCAAGCAGCAGCCGGGGATGGTGGACACTCTTCTCACTGTGGAGAAGCCCCAGGACTAG
- the DBNDD1 gene encoding dysbindin domain-containing protein 1 isoform X2, translating to MEPPEGAHPGKVKEAEVLQTPLGTSAPKPDDSCHSPVLEEEVGVPTPAPGLLHVTEKRQPLSSVSSLEVHFDLLDLTELTDMSDQELAEVFADSDDESSESPAGLQPFPRAGCLRSPSWTRTRGEQSLEQQPLSDLKQQPGMVDTLLTVEKPQD from the exons AAGTGAAGGAGGCTGAGGTGCTCCAGACTCCCCTGGGTACCTCAGCCCCTAAGCCAGATGACAGCTGCCACTCACCCgtgctggaggaggaggtgggtgtgccaaccccagcaccagggctcctgcatgtcACAGAGAAGCGGC agcccctgagcaGCGTCTCTTCCCTGGAGGTGCACTTTGACCTCCTGGACCTCACCGAGCTGACCGACATGTCTGACCAGGAGCTGGCCGAGGTCTTTGCCGACTCAGATGATGAAAGCAGCGAGTCACCAGCAG GCCTGCAACCTTTTCCCCGGGCCGGCTGTCTGCGCTCTCCTTCCTGGACGCGCACCAGGGGTGAGCAGAGCCTCGAGCAGCAGCCCCTCAGCGACCTCAAGCAGCAGCCGGGGATGGTGGACACTCTTCTCACTGTGGAGAAGCCCCAGGACTAG